The sequence TCTTGATAAAATCTTCAAAATCTACACCAGCTTTAATATTCTGGAGGATAATTTTATCTTTTTCAGAAAGATTTACTTTATCTAATAGATCCGGTCTTTTTTTGTATGTGTTTTCTATTTGTTTCCATCTTCTCCATATCCCAATGAGTTTATGATTACCAGATCTTAATACTTTTGGAACTTCCATTCCCCTGTAAACAGGAGGTCTTGTGTAATTGGGATATCCAAGGAGACCATCTGAAAATGAGTCTACTCTAAGGCTATCTTTATCTCCTACGACCCCCGGAATAAGTCTTATAACAGCATCCATTATAACGAGAGCTGCTGGTTCACCGCCTGAAAGAACAAAGTCCCCTATAGATACCTCCTCGTCTACTATAGATTTTACCCTTTCATCAACCCCTTCATACCTTCCACATATTATTATTATCTCATCCTTCTTAGATAACTCGTATGCGAATTCCTGGTCAAACTTTCTACCCCACGGTTCTGTGATTAACACATAGGGTTTTTTCTCCTTTGATATTGTTTCGTAAGCCCTGAAAATAGGCTCAGGTTTTAAAAGCATTCCAGGGCCACCGCCATAGACTACATCGTCAACGGTTCTGTGTTTGTCTGTTGCATAATCTCTCAGGTTTACAGCATTTATGTCTACAAGACCACTTTTGACGGCTTTTGAAACAATTCCCGTATTCTTGAAGCCTTCAAAAAATTCAGGAAAGATAGTTAAAATATGAAATTTTTTCATTTTGTACCGGTTTATTATTTTATTGCCGGTGGTTTCCTGTAAGCCGGATTCTGTTTATGCAGCCATTTGTCTCAGCTCCCAACCCGTGGAGGTTAGCCTTACGGCTATCAGGCGGGCCACCTTCAAACCTCCACCTATTTGGGATTGCTCCGGAAGGGGGTTGCATAGCCTGACAGGTCACCCTGTCAGCTGGTAGGCTCTTACCCTACCGTTTCACCTTTACCTGTCCGGATAAGCTGTTCGGTGTTACCACCTACTTTACCGCTTATCGGGACAGGAAGTCTTCTCTCTGTTGCCCTATCCGCAGGGTTACCCCTGCCTGCCTTTCGGCAGCTTCCTGCCCTGTGGAGTCCGGACTTTCCTCCCCTTATTAGGGGCGGCTGCTCCAGAAACCACCGGCGGAAATATTATAATGCTATTATAAAATTTTGCAATCTTACTGTACCAATGTATAATTAAGAAAAAAAGGAGGAGTTATGTTTAGATTCGGTTTTTCAGTAATTTTATCTCTTTTTATTCTTTCTGTATCTTTTGCTGCTGAGAAGATAGTTTTTATTGATATTCAGAAGGTTGTTGTAAGTTCAAAAGCCGGGATATCGGCTCAGGCAGAGCTTGAGTCTCAGGCGAAAAAGTTTAAAGAAGAGATTGAGAAAAAGCAGAAGGCTGGAGAGTCTGAATCTCAGATAAGAGCTTTTGCTGAAGAAAAACAGAAGGAGTTGATGCAAAAAAGACAAAAGATAGCAGAGAAGTTTATGAAAACACTTCAAAAAGCCATCTCAGAATTTGCCAAAAGCAAAGGGTACAAGCTTGTTTTAGACAAGAACAGCCTCCTTTATGGAAAACCAGAACTGGATGTTACACAGGATTTTCTTAAGTATTTTGACGAGAATTACAGCACTATAAAATAATGTCAGGAATTATAGCCCTTTTAACGGATTTTGGACTTAAGGATGGTTTTACAGGTGCAGTTAAGGGTGTTATAAAGTCTATAAATAAAGATGTTGATATTATAGATATCTCCCATGAGATAACCTCTTTCGATATTCTTGAAGGTTCCCTTGTTTTAAATAGTGTTTATAAATACTTTCCTGAAAAAACGATTTTTGTTGCTGTTGTAGATCCCGGTGTCGGTACAGAGAGGAAACCTGTGCTTATTGAGACTGACAGGTATTTTTTTATATCTCCTGACAATGGGATTTTGACCCTGCCTCTGAAAAATGAGAAAGTGAAAAGAATTGTTCATATAACCAATGAAAAATATATGCTTAATAGGGAAACAGATACTTTCCACGGAAGAGATATATTTGCACCGGTAGCTGCTTATCTGTCAAAAGGTATAAATATCGAGGAGTTTGGAACTGTTATAGAGGATTATAAAAAAATAGATTTTCCAGAGCCTTATTTTGAGAGCGGGTATCTCATTGGAGAGATAATTAAGTTTGATAAATTTGGAAATGGAATTACAAATCTGCAAGATATACCTGATTTTGAGGAGATTATAATAAAAAATTACAGAGTAAATAAAATATGTCGAAACTTTTTAGAAGGGGAGGAAGATAAACCTAATCTGATAAAGGGTAGTTTTGGTTTTTATGAGATCTTCCTCCCTAAAAAAAGTGCAGAAGAGCACCTTAATCTGAAATTGCACGAGAAGATAAAGATAAAACTTAAGAGGTGAAAGATGTTTATTATAAGATGTTCAAACTGTGGATTTGAGATAACAGATGAAAAGCAGATAAGACTTTATGGCGGTGTTGAAGTTGCACTGAAGATAGTGAGTATTCCCGGATCTCCTATAGAAAAAAGAAGGCAGATAGCCCAGCTTTTTAATCAGTATGGGGTTCCCTGCCCTAAGTGTAGGAAAAAAGATATATGGACGTGGTTATAGACTTTCTTTTATCCTATGGTATGTTTCTTCAACTATTTTGTCCACAGATTTCTCTTCTGGATGTACAGGTTCAAGAAATTTGATTTTTATCTTGTATGGTTTTGGTAGGACAGAGCCTATAGGAAAAGACTCAAAAGCTCCAGAAATAACTACAGGAACTACAGGTATATTTAGTTCTTTTGATAGTATTCCAAAAGATTTTTTAAATGGTAATAAATTTCCGTCCCTTGTTCTTGCTCCTTCAGGAAAGATAACAACATTCTTTCCTTTTTTTAAGAGAGATGCTGTTTTTAGAAGAGAGCCTTTAAGATCTTTATTGATATTTACTGTTAAAACATGAAATTTATTTCCTATTTTTTTTCTGATTCCTTCGGGAAAATACTTTTCTTCTGCTAAAAAGTATGTGTTTTTAAGTATACTGTCAGGAAGTGCAGATATTATGAGAAAGCCGTCTAAAAAACTCTGATGATTTGGAGCAAGTATGAATGGAGGATGGGGAAGGTTCTCTACACCTTCGATCTTTAGTCTGAAATACAGTCTAAAAACTGGATAGAGAAGTTTTTTCAAAAATATAAGTGGAAGTTTACTTTCAGATATCTCTACCTTTTCTTCTTGTTTAAATATATCTTTCCAGTTTATTTCTGTTTTTTCTATTTTTTTTCTTTTTTCTTTTATCAGTAATGATATTTTCTCAACAGTAGGATTTTCTAAAAGTTCTTTTTCTGATATTTTTGTTCCAAAAGACTGTTCTATAAAAGAAAGAAATTCTACTTTTTCCAGAGAATCAAGCCCTAAATCTATCTCTATGTGGCTGTCAGGATATACCTCTTTTTTTGTGATAGATTTTAGATATTCTTTTATTATTTGGTATTCAGGATAATCAGGTTCCTTTACTTCTTTTGGCTTTTCTAAATTTTTTATGAAATCTTTAAGCATAAATCTTCTTATCTTTCCGAGTCTTGTTTTAGGGAGTTCTTTTTTAACTATGATTAACTCTGATATTCTTTTGTAATCTGGTAATTCTTGATTAAGTCTATCAATTACATCCCATTTTATTGTTTCATAAATGTTTACTATGTTTTCTTTCTGGACGGTCTCAAAATCAGGATAAATAACAGCTGTAAGCTTCTCATCTTTGTAAATAACGGCAACTTCTTTTATCAGATCAGATATTTTCAGTATTTTTTGTTCCAATTCTTCAGGATTGATATTTTTCCCAGAAGGAAGGACTATGATATCTTTTTTTCTTCCTGTTATATACAGATATCCGTCTTCATCTAAGTATCCTAAATCTCCTGTGTACAGCCAGCCGTTTTTCACTGTTTTTTGAGTTTCTTCAGGTTTGTTCCAATAGCCTTTCATTACATTTTTACCTTTTACAAGGACTTCTCCATTTTCTATTCTCACAGAAACTCCTTTTATTGGAATACCTACAGACCCTAACTTTATTCTTTCAGGAGGATTGAAAGAGACGATAGGGGAAGTCTCTGTGAGACCGTAGCCTTCTATTATTGTGAATCCAAGCGCCCATAGATCTTTTGCTATTTCAATATCTAATTTTGCACCTCCTGAGACAAAGTATTTTATATTTCCACCAAATACATTGTGTACTTTTTTGAATAATGTTCTGCTTAGAGTTCTATTGTTTATATTTTTTGCGAAAAAAAACAGGAGCTTACCTGCAACGTTTTTGTTTAGCTGTGAAAATATCTTCCTATGAAATAAGTAGTACAGTCTTGGAACACCTATAAGAACTGATATTTTATTATCTTGTAGTGCTTTTAGTATTTCTTCAGAAGATATCTTTTCTATAAAAACTATCTTCGCCCCGATATAAAGTGGAAAGAGCATCGATACCATGAGGGGATAAGAGTGGTGGAAAGGTAGGATAGCAACTGTACTATCTGTACTATCGGCTATATTAGTAGCTTCAAGCCCCTTTATATTTGACATAAGATTTTCAAAGGAGAGCATTACTCCTTTAGGAGAGCCTGTTGTCCCGGAAGTGTAAAGTATTACTGCTGTGTCTTCATGTTCTGTTTTTACAGTTTTTTCTTCTGTTTTCTTCTCCTCTTTTATCTGTTCAAATATTAGTATCTCAGGCTTTTCTTTTGATTTTTTAATGGCGTTTTCTACAGTTTTTTTGTTTGTTTCATCTGTAAAAATATATTTTGGTTCTGAATCTTCTAAAATGTACACGATCTCTTCTACGGAAGACATAAAATCTATAGGAACAGGAATGCCTCCTTTCTCCCATATACTGTAAAAACTGTATATCCATTCAGGTTTATTGTACGAAAGTATGCAAACTCTATCGCCTTTTTTTATATGAAGATAACTGGAAAAAAGTTTTATCTTCTTAAAAATTTCTGGGGAGTATATAACGTTATCTTTATAAATCAGTGTAGACTTTTTAGAGATAGGAATCATTTTATTATTTCATCGTAAGGTATCCATGGAGTAAGTAAATATGCTTTTCCTTCGTATGTTTTACCATCTTCATAAAGCTCGTAATGGAGCATACCTTGAGGTTCAGGTTTTATTTTAACCCGAAACTCCTTTGGATTTTTTATTGTTATATCTTTCTTTATGTCTATGAGCATATCTGTTATTGGATTTTCTTCCTCATCTAAGAATAAAGCT is a genomic window of Persephonella hydrogeniphila containing:
- the trmD gene encoding tRNA (guanosine(37)-N1)-methyltransferase TrmD, which encodes MKKFHILTIFPEFFEGFKNTGIVSKAVKSGLVDINAVNLRDYATDKHRTVDDVVYGGGPGMLLKPEPIFRAYETISKEKKPYVLITEPWGRKFDQEFAYELSKKDEIIIICGRYEGVDERVKSIVDEEVSIGDFVLSGGEPAALVIMDAVIRLIPGVVGDKDSLRVDSFSDGLLGYPNYTRPPVYRGMEVPKVLRSGNHKLIGIWRRWKQIENTYKKRPDLLDKVNLSEKDKIILQNIKAGVDFEDFIKKYNV
- a CDS encoding OmpH family outer membrane protein, producing MFRFGFSVILSLFILSVSFAAEKIVFIDIQKVVVSSKAGISAQAELESQAKKFKEEIEKKQKAGESESQIRAFAEEKQKELMQKRQKIAEKFMKTLQKAISEFAKSKGYKLVLDKNSLLYGKPELDVTQDFLKYFDENYSTIK
- a CDS encoding SAM hydrolase/SAM-dependent halogenase family protein, which translates into the protein MSGIIALLTDFGLKDGFTGAVKGVIKSINKDVDIIDISHEITSFDILEGSLVLNSVYKYFPEKTIFVAVVDPGVGTERKPVLIETDRYFFISPDNGILTLPLKNEKVKRIVHITNEKYMLNRETDTFHGRDIFAPVAAYLSKGINIEEFGTVIEDYKKIDFPEPYFESGYLIGEIIKFDKFGNGITNLQDIPDFEEIIIKNYRVNKICRNFLEGEEDKPNLIKGSFGFYEIFLPKKSAEEHLNLKLHEKIKIKLKR
- a CDS encoding AMP-binding protein, which gives rise to MIPISKKSTLIYKDNVIYSPEIFKKIKLFSSYLHIKKGDRVCILSYNKPEWIYSFYSIWEKGGIPVPIDFMSSVEEIVYILEDSEPKYIFTDETNKKTVENAIKKSKEKPEILIFEQIKEEKKTEEKTVKTEHEDTAVILYTSGTTGSPKGVMLSFENLMSNIKGLEATNIADSTDSTVAILPFHHSYPLMVSMLFPLYIGAKIVFIEKISSEEILKALQDNKISVLIGVPRLYYLFHRKIFSQLNKNVAGKLLFFFAKNINNRTLSRTLFKKVHNVFGGNIKYFVSGGAKLDIEIAKDLWALGFTIIEGYGLTETSPIVSFNPPERIKLGSVGIPIKGVSVRIENGEVLVKGKNVMKGYWNKPEETQKTVKNGWLYTGDLGYLDEDGYLYITGRKKDIIVLPSGKNINPEELEQKILKISDLIKEVAVIYKDEKLTAVIYPDFETVQKENIVNIYETIKWDVIDRLNQELPDYKRISELIIVKKELPKTRLGKIRRFMLKDFIKNLEKPKEVKEPDYPEYQIIKEYLKSITKKEVYPDSHIEIDLGLDSLEKVEFLSFIEQSFGTKISEKELLENPTVEKISLLIKEKRKKIEKTEINWKDIFKQEEKVEISESKLPLIFLKKLLYPVFRLYFRLKIEGVENLPHPPFILAPNHQSFLDGFLIISALPDSILKNTYFLAEEKYFPEGIRKKIGNKFHVLTVNINKDLKGSLLKTASLLKKGKNVVIFPEGARTRDGNLLPFKKSFGILSKELNIPVVPVVISGAFESFPIGSVLPKPYKIKIKFLEPVHPEEKSVDKIVEETYHRIKESL